A stretch of Gemmatimonadaceae bacterium DNA encodes these proteins:
- a CDS encoding FAD-binding protein, translating to MMTPSATRSVRNSGAKLGPDDERYRAVIERQFNRRFGGRPDYVRVADSTAQVVSAVEEAVREGRRLAITSGGHCLENFVTDAEVRAIIDVSPMRRIAYDPERRAICVEAGATVGDTFRALADSWGTVIPLGEYPGIGMGGHVCGGAFGFLCRQLGLAADYLYAVEVVTVDAGGRATSVVAAREADDLHRDLWWASTGAGGGTLGAVTRYWFRSPNVVGSDPATLLPRAPDTVTTFRAEWSWDGVDEEKFRRLLRAHGTWCEQNSAPGTPAASLWALLELHRKQLGTIVARGVSTAPAGTADGLVEGHLAVLCGALGAPARRDVTRLSWLDFALQPFPDLFTMPPGGVSSKVKDALLSRRLTDRQIDTAYAHLVRGDVDVMGGLLGLATYGGQINAVPRDATASAQRNAILDIACSVGWVEPRDEAVNLSWVRTFYRDLFADTGGVPVPGDAYDGALINHPDTDIADPAFNTSGVPWSTVYFQSGYPRLQRIKAKWDPRNVFRHALSVRAG from the coding sequence ATGATGACACCATCCGCAACCCGCAGCGTGCGCAACTCCGGCGCGAAGCTCGGCCCCGACGACGAGCGGTATCGCGCCGTCATCGAGAGACAATTCAACAGGCGCTTTGGCGGCCGCCCGGACTACGTGCGCGTAGCGGATTCGACGGCGCAGGTAGTCTCGGCTGTCGAAGAGGCGGTGCGGGAAGGGCGTCGACTCGCCATCACGAGCGGCGGACACTGCCTCGAGAACTTCGTGACGGACGCCGAGGTTCGCGCGATCATCGACGTGTCGCCGATGAGGCGCATCGCCTATGATCCGGAGCGGCGGGCGATCTGCGTCGAAGCGGGCGCAACGGTGGGCGACACCTTCCGCGCGCTGGCCGACTCATGGGGCACCGTGATTCCGCTGGGCGAGTATCCCGGAATCGGCATGGGCGGCCACGTGTGTGGCGGCGCCTTCGGTTTTCTCTGCCGGCAGCTCGGTCTGGCTGCCGACTATCTGTACGCGGTCGAGGTTGTCACGGTCGATGCCGGCGGACGCGCCACGAGCGTCGTCGCGGCACGCGAGGCAGACGATCTGCACCGCGATCTGTGGTGGGCGAGCACCGGCGCGGGCGGCGGGACGTTGGGCGCAGTCACGCGCTACTGGTTCCGTTCGCCTAACGTAGTGGGCTCGGACCCCGCGACGCTCCTGCCGCGCGCGCCCGACACCGTGACGACGTTCCGCGCCGAGTGGAGCTGGGACGGGGTCGACGAAGAGAAATTCCGGCGGCTCCTGCGCGCTCACGGCACCTGGTGCGAACAGAACAGCGCTCCGGGAACGCCGGCGGCCTCGCTGTGGGCGCTGCTCGAGCTGCACCGCAAACAGCTCGGCACCATCGTCGCGCGCGGTGTGAGCACGGCGCCGGCGGGCACGGCCGACGGGCTGGTCGAGGGCCACCTGGCGGTGTTGTGCGGCGCGTTAGGCGCGCCGGCCAGACGCGACGTCACGCGACTGTCGTGGCTCGACTTTGCCCTGCAGCCCTTTCCCGACCTCTTCACGATGCCGCCCGGCGGCGTGAGCTCGAAGGTGAAGGACGCCCTGCTCTCACGCCGCCTCACCGACCGCCAGATCGACACGGCGTACGCGCATCTCGTACGCGGCGACGTCGATGTGATGGGCGGCTTGCTCGGCCTGGCGACGTACGGCGGCCAGATCAACGCGGTGCCGCGGGACGCAACCGCATCCGCCCAACGGAATGCGATTCTCGACATCGCCTGCAGCGTCGGCTGGGTGGAGCCGCGCGATGAGGCGGTGAACCTCTCGTGGGTCCGGACGTTCTATCGTGATCTCTTCGCCGACACGGGCGGCGTACCGGTGCCCGGCGATGCGTACGACGGCGCGTTGATCAACCATCCGGACACCGACATCGCGGATCCGGCGTTCAATACGTCAGGCGTCCCGTGGAGCACGGTGTACTTCCAGAGCGGCTACCCGCGGTTGCAGCGCATCAAGGCGAAGTGGGACCCCCGCAACGTCTTCCGGCACGCGTTGTCGGTGCGCGCCGGATGA
- a CDS encoding isoprenylcysteine carboxylmethyltransferase family protein: MTARARTLLWSTLGGAAVGALVARYAERPPHGQHNAAFAWASSLLAGFTPALYISLALWVAFSLYWEVAAASAAPVERRESHASRWVHLTLVSIGQLMVFLSIPGLRTRFLPSSVVTGAIALAIQVLFVSLGVWARRSLGRHWSGAIAATQGQELVRAGPYRALRHPIYTALLGMYACTAIISGEVHALLGFALITVSYWRKVRLEEQHLSSHFGPSYSEYRNATWGALPGLF; encoded by the coding sequence ATGACCGCTCGCGCCCGAACGCTCCTCTGGTCGACGTTAGGCGGCGCCGCAGTCGGCGCGCTCGTCGCCCGTTACGCGGAACGGCCGCCTCACGGCCAGCACAACGCTGCATTCGCGTGGGCGTCGTCGCTCCTCGCCGGTTTCACGCCGGCACTCTACATCTCGCTCGCGCTCTGGGTCGCGTTCAGCCTCTACTGGGAGGTCGCCGCGGCGAGCGCGGCGCCCGTCGAGCGACGCGAATCGCACGCGTCGCGCTGGGTGCACCTCACGCTCGTGTCGATCGGTCAGTTGATGGTGTTCCTGAGCATCCCCGGACTGCGCACACGCTTTCTTCCATCCTCCGTCGTCACTGGGGCCATCGCCCTTGCGATCCAGGTGCTGTTCGTGTCGCTCGGCGTCTGGGCGCGCCGAAGCCTGGGCCGCCACTGGAGTGGCGCGATTGCCGCCACGCAGGGGCAGGAACTCGTGCGGGCCGGCCCGTATCGCGCGCTCCGGCACCCCATCTACACCGCCCTGTTAGGCATGTACGCCTGCACGGCAATCATCTCGGGCGAGGTGCACGCGCTCCTCGGGTTCGCCCTCATTACCGTCTCCTACTGGCGCAAAGTGCGGCTCGAGGAGCAGCACCTGTCGTCGCATTTCGGACCATCCTACTCCGAATATCGCAACGCCACCTGGGGCGCCCTGCCGGGATTGTTCTAG
- a CDS encoding CocE/NonD family hydrolase: MSSHLPPNALVRVLVAGVLAACIVAGGRAAAQTPTLPSETPAKFKPETSTFDYERRDVMIPMRDGVKLHTVILVPKGAHRAPILLTRTPYDATATTSYAQSAHLAPELNGYDNALQVIIPGGYIRVVQDIRGKYGSEGDYVMNRPLVGPLNPTTVDESTDTYDTIDWLIKHVPETNGNVGELGISYDGFEPLMGLVHPHPALKVSVPMNPMVDGWMGDDWFHNGAFREQNMPYILEQEATRDNSAKWWTDHFDDYDVYMQSGSAGELGKRHGLEQVGFWNKILAHPSYDAWWQQQAMDKILAAQPITIPVMLVHSLWDQEDIYGAIAVYKAIKPKDTSNHKVFLVIGPWHHGQEIENGSALGAIDFQANSSEYFQRNILGPFLAHYLKDGAPPMDVAPVNAYETGTNRWERLRSWPSGCDAGCTIRPTPLYLGAGLTASFDAPRQGPPDAAFDAYVSDPAKPVPFRTRPIQPIGYVPPLTWVRWLVDDQREVGGRTDVLSYETPALTEPVKISGQPVANLVASTSGTDADWVVKVIDVYPDEVGDDPAMGGYELPVSMDIFRGRYRESFETPKPITPNEPLLYKFNLPTANHVFLPGHRIMVQIQSSWFPLYDRNPQTFVPNIFWAKPGDYRKAEQRVFHEPGHASFVELPVVTGG, from the coding sequence ATGTCATCCCATTTGCCGCCTAACGCATTGGTCCGCGTCCTCGTCGCTGGCGTGCTCGCGGCCTGCATCGTCGCGGGCGGGCGTGCCGCGGCGCAGACGCCCACGCTTCCCAGCGAGACGCCCGCCAAGTTCAAACCCGAGACCTCGACCTTCGATTACGAGCGCCGCGACGTCATGATCCCGATGCGCGACGGCGTGAAGCTGCACACCGTCATCCTCGTGCCCAAAGGCGCACACCGCGCGCCGATCCTGCTCACGCGCACGCCGTACGATGCGACCGCAACCACGTCCTACGCCCAGAGCGCGCACCTCGCGCCGGAGCTCAACGGCTACGACAACGCGCTCCAGGTGATCATTCCCGGCGGCTACATTCGCGTCGTCCAGGACATCCGCGGCAAGTACGGCTCCGAGGGCGACTACGTGATGAACCGCCCGTTGGTCGGCCCGCTCAATCCGACCACGGTCGATGAATCGACCGATACCTACGACACCATCGATTGGCTCATCAAGCACGTCCCCGAGACCAACGGGAACGTCGGCGAGCTCGGCATCTCATACGATGGGTTCGAGCCCCTGATGGGCCTCGTGCACCCGCATCCCGCGCTCAAGGTCTCGGTGCCGATGAACCCGATGGTCGACGGATGGATGGGCGACGACTGGTTCCACAACGGCGCGTTCCGCGAGCAGAACATGCCGTACATCCTCGAGCAGGAAGCGACGCGCGACAACAGCGCCAAGTGGTGGACCGACCACTTCGACGACTACGACGTCTACATGCAATCGGGCTCGGCTGGCGAGTTAGGCAAGCGGCACGGACTCGAGCAGGTGGGATTCTGGAACAAGATCCTCGCGCACCCGAGCTACGACGCGTGGTGGCAGCAGCAGGCGATGGACAAGATTCTCGCGGCGCAGCCGATCACCATACCGGTGATGCTCGTCCACAGCCTGTGGGATCAGGAGGACATCTACGGCGCGATCGCGGTCTACAAGGCGATCAAGCCCAAGGACACCTCCAACCACAAGGTCTTTCTCGTGATCGGGCCGTGGCACCACGGCCAGGAAATCGAGAACGGCAGCGCGTTAGGCGCGATCGACTTTCAGGCCAACAGCTCGGAGTACTTTCAACGGAATATTCTCGGGCCTTTTCTCGCGCATTATCTCAAGGATGGCGCGCCGCCGATGGACGTGGCGCCGGTGAACGCCTACGAGACCGGCACCAACCGATGGGAGCGCCTGCGCTCGTGGCCGTCGGGCTGCGATGCCGGGTGCACCATTCGCCCAACGCCCCTCTATCTCGGCGCCGGCCTAACGGCGAGCTTCGACGCGCCGCGCCAAGGGCCGCCCGATGCCGCGTTCGACGCCTATGTCTCCGACCCGGCCAAGCCGGTCCCGTTCCGCACTCGCCCCATCCAGCCCATCGGCTACGTGCCGCCGCTCACGTGGGTCCGGTGGCTGGTGGACGACCAGCGCGAGGTCGGAGGCCGCACCGACGTGCTCTCGTACGAAACGCCCGCCCTAACGGAGCCCGTCAAGATCAGCGGCCAGCCGGTCGCCAACCTTGTCGCCTCGACGTCGGGCACCGACGCCGACTGGGTGGTGAAGGTGATCGATGTCTACCCGGACGAGGTGGGCGACGACCCGGCCATGGGCGGCTACGAGCTGCCTGTCTCCATGGACATCTTCCGCGGCCGGTATCGCGAGAGCTTCGAAACGCCCAAACCGATCACGCCCAACGAGCCGCTGCTCTATAAGTTCAACCTGCCCACCGCGAATCATGTCTTTCTGCCAGGGCACCGCATCATGGTCCAGATCCAGTCGAGCTGGTTCCCGCTCTATGACCGGAATCCGCAGACCTTCGTGCCCAACATCTTCTGGGCCAAGCCCGGCGACTACAGAAAAGCGGAGCAGCGCGTGTTCCACGAGCCGGGACACGCGAGCTTCGTGGAGCTGCCGGTCGTCACCGGCGGCTGA
- a CDS encoding YciI family protein: MKYALMYEATPDFLTKVPAHIAAHRALWRVFHADGRLLMIGPFADEPAGGAMGIFSTRAAAEQFVREDPFVANGIVAHWTIREWNEVLVPDR; this comes from the coding sequence GTGAAATACGCCCTCATGTACGAAGCGACACCCGATTTCTTGACAAAGGTGCCCGCACATATCGCGGCGCATCGCGCACTCTGGCGCGTGTTTCATGCCGATGGCCGCCTGCTCATGATCGGGCCATTCGCCGACGAACCAGCCGGCGGCGCCATGGGTATCTTTTCGACGCGGGCGGCCGCCGAACAGTTCGTGCGCGAAGATCCGTTCGTGGCCAACGGCATCGTCGCGCACTGGACCATTCGGGAATGGAACGAAGTGCTCGTGCCGGACCGATGA